A window from Malania oleifera isolate guangnan ecotype guangnan chromosome 7, ASM2987363v1, whole genome shotgun sequence encodes these proteins:
- the LOC131160768 gene encoding egg cell-secreted protein 1.4-like, with amino-acid sequence MGLCKNLLLCLAVCCCVVAAGEAREFPPTSDFVPDLYVGTCRQSIGEVRLRCSTEIVNSFRSEGQGLSPWCCEAIDAVSPECWQAMLPVLGFSPDNDAAVEGLCKIPSVRAPVVSPAGGY; translated from the coding sequence ATGGGTCTCTGCAAAAACTTACTTCTCTGCTTGGCAGTATGTTGCTGTGTGGTCGCCGCCGGCGAGGCCAGGGAATTTCCCCCGACGTCTGACTTTGTTCCGGACCTGTATGTAGGGACCTGCCGGCAGTCAATTGGGGAGGTCCGCCTACGCTGCTCTACTGAGATTGTTAATTCTTTCCGTAGTGAGGGACAGGGTCTCAGCCCTTGGTGCTGCGAAGCCATCGACGCTGTCTCCCCGGAGTGCTGGCAGGCGATGCTCCCCGTCCTTGGATTTTCGCCGGACAATGACGCCGCGGTCGAAGGTTTATGCAAGATTCCATCCGTTCGAGCTCCGGTGGTGTCTCCTGCCGGTGGCTATTAG